The Thalassophryne amazonica chromosome 6, fThaAma1.1, whole genome shotgun sequence genome includes a region encoding these proteins:
- the si:dkey-8e10.3 gene encoding LOW QUALITY PROTEIN: serine/threonine-protein kinase SBK1 (The sequence of the model RefSeq protein was modified relative to this genomic sequence to represent the inferred CDS: inserted 3 bases in 2 codons; deleted 1 base in 1 codon): MIELGLVDGNLIDELMELTAQSLSHREIQEHFNVIKEIGRGKYGKVLLVTHRFRGTPMALKVMPKASTKLQGFLREYCISLHLSCHPCIVGXFGIAFQSNEYYCFAQELVIGEXSVAVIQPKVGIPECSVKRCVLQIASALEFIHSHGLVHRDIKPENILLLDNHCCQVKLADFGLAQKRGTLIRFITGTLPYMAPELCAVALLEGQKEVTTPPLSVEPSLDTWAFGVVIFCILTGYFPWERCMDSDDFYQEFADWCTTGKKLDVEEDFPPLWKRFTAQAMEMFSKLLDLDADKRCTVGEVRAYVGKDWLKKAPGTGQQ; this comes from the exons ATGATTGAGTTGGGCCTTGTTGACGGCAACCTTATCGATGAGCTGATGGAGCTGACAGCTCAGAGCCTCAGTCACAGAGAGATCCAGGAACACTTCAACGTCATCAAGGAGATCGGCCGA GGAAAATATGGCAAAGTGCTGCTGGTCACACATCGCTTCAGGG GAACTCCCATGGCCTTGAAAGTGATGCCCAAAGCCTCAACTAAGCTGCAGGGCTTCCTGCGAGAGTACTGCATCTCCTTACACTTGTCCtgccacccttgtattgtgg cTTTTGGCATTGCCTTCCAGTCTAATGAGTACTACTGCTTCGCCCAAGAGCTTGTCATTGGAGA ATCTGTTGCTGTCATCCAGCCAAAG GTGGGCATCCCTGAATGCTCAGTCAAACGCTGTGTCCTCCAGATCGCCAGTGCTTTAGAGTTCATCCACAGTCATGGTCTTGTCCACAGAGACATTAAACCTGAGAACATCCTCCTGCTGGACAATCATTGCTGCCAAGTCAAGCTGGCAGACTTTGGCCTGGCTCAGAAGAGAGGCACTCTGATACGCTTCATCACAGGAACCCTACCCTATATGGCTCCTGAGCTTTGTGCCGTGGCCTTGCTAGAAGGCCAGAAAGAAGTCACTACCCCTCCCCTCAGTGTAGAGCCAAGCCTGGACACTTGGGCATTTGGTGTAGTTATCTTCTGCATCCTTACAGGATATTTCCCCTGGGAACGCTGCATGGATTCTGATGATTTCTACCAGGAGTTTGCCGACTGGTGCACAACAGGCAAAAAGCTTGATGTGGAGGAGGACTTTCCTCCGTTGTGGAAACGGTTCACTGCCCAAGCCATGGAGATGTTTAGTAAGCTCCTGGACCTGGATGCAGATAAGAGGTGTACAGTCGGGGAGGTAAGAGCATATGTGGGTAAGGACTGGCTTAAAAAGGCACCTGGGACTGGACAGCAGTAG